One window of Tenacibaculum maritimum NCIMB 2154 genomic DNA carries:
- a CDS encoding cytochrome-c peroxidase, translating into MKKIILLISGLIFFTNCNNETVKYEKVPLPFEKPSNFPELKYNLESNPLTDKGFELGKKLFYDGRLSSDGAVACAFCHQQKFAFTHHGHQFSHGVEDRKGTRNSQPIQNMVFQSQFAWDGAAFHLDLFPIIPITNENEMGETVTNVLEKLQQDPYYQDLYTLAFEDGKINTENTFKALSQFMIMMVSANSKYDKYIRNEPGGDFTESEKEGLRLFEKKCASCHKTALFTDDSFKNNGLPINPEINDVGRMRVTLLPEDKYKFKVPSLRNIALTAPYMHDGRFGSLKSVLNFYANGMQETENLAPILKHDNGSLGIPMSSEEQQNIILFLETLTDNEFINDERFKEK; encoded by the coding sequence ATGAAAAAAATTATATTATTAATTAGCGGGTTGATCTTTTTTACAAACTGTAATAACGAAACTGTAAAATATGAAAAGGTGCCATTACCTTTTGAAAAACCTAGTAATTTTCCTGAATTAAAATATAACTTAGAAAGTAATCCTTTGACTGATAAAGGATTTGAACTAGGAAAAAAACTATTTTATGATGGAAGATTGTCTTCTGATGGTGCTGTTGCTTGCGCTTTTTGTCATCAACAAAAATTCGCATTCACTCATCATGGCCATCAATTCAGCCATGGCGTCGAAGACAGAAAAGGAACTCGAAATTCGCAACCTATACAAAATATGGTTTTTCAAAGCCAATTCGCTTGGGACGGAGCAGCTTTTCATTTAGATTTATTCCCTATCATTCCCATAACTAATGAGAATGAAATGGGAGAAACCGTAACTAATGTTCTTGAAAAACTTCAACAAGATCCCTACTATCAAGATTTATACACGCTGGCATTTGAAGATGGTAAAATAAATACAGAAAATACCTTCAAAGCACTTTCTCAGTTCATGATCATGATGGTTTCAGCAAATTCTAAATACGATAAGTACATTAGGAATGAACCTGGAGGTGATTTTACGGAAAGTGAAAAAGAAGGGCTTCGTTTATTTGAAAAGAAATGCGCTTCTTGTCACAAGACTGCTTTATTTACTGATGATTCATTTAAAAACAATGGATTACCTATCAATCCAGAAATCAACGATGTAGGAAGAATGCGTGTAACTCTTTTGCCTGAAGATAAATATAAATTTAAAGTTCCTAGTCTTAGAAATATTGCTCTAACAGCTCCTTATATGCATGACGGCAGGTTTGGATCATTAAAATCTGTGCTCAATTTTTATGCTAATGGAATGCAAGAAACAGAAAACCTAGCCCCTATATTAAAACACGACAATGGTTCTTTAGGTATCCCTATGTCTTCAGAGGAACAACAAAACATAATCCTCTTTTTAGAAACTCTAACAGATAATGAATTTATTAACGATGAAAGATTTAAAGAAAAATAA
- a CDS encoding TonB-dependent receptor, translating into MNNKILIICIAIILPIMSYSQQIYTGKIIDQNNNPVVGAAIISLENKNKGTTTDLHGSFSITLTTPSVQISSIGFNTKTITLLKKKNLISLEETIESLEEIIVSASREIQKRKEIPAAIGVLSSTQIKETKAFGIEQLVNQIPGVFMSTSKAASNEQHFMATRSPISTKSLFLYIEDGLPIRPVAVFNHNALLEMNSTAFNRVEVLKGPASSIYGSEAIGGSFNFITKNPSKELSGSLGLQINSLGLTRQEADISTTVNEKYGFYFGGHHIARKNGPVAHSNYEKTALTFKNVNDFSENLKWINTVTFIDYRSDMSGSISEKNYLDGDYKSNQTFTEREAKSIRFRSSLNKIWNDHHKTSFNFIYRNNEMNQIPSYRIKQHRENGKLTGTGTGEINSNKFTSYVGLIQHKIDFNFASASLITGATADFSPQDYIAEKIDVTVNTNNAQNIAYSLKKDADILNYDADIFNYAGYAQFEISPLESLKFTSAIRYDGFSYDYNNRIEDIAGVKDTKVTYHNIAPKLGLNYNINRNSGIYVNYSKGFTPPQTASLFRNSKNKMAGNTVFDLNPAKFNNYEIGGYFSVPSKLKLDIALYQLDGKDRLISIRDANGNFAQKNAGKTRSRGIELGIKYNFLEHLSFSYSGSYATHRYTRFFHRNIDYSNTDMQTAPNYLANASLTYKPIQNLNISLEHEQIGKYNTSFENQAIIGKDTNGNSIKGTSTYKGHHVFNLRITYRIKKLEVWMHALNIFDQLYAVRASYSPWSKQNSYSIGNPKAFHLGVKYNF; encoded by the coding sequence ATGAATAACAAAATTTTAATCATCTGTATAGCAATTATATTACCTATAATGTCTTATTCGCAACAGATATATACAGGCAAGATTATTGACCAAAACAACAATCCTGTTGTCGGTGCTGCTATAATTTCTTTAGAAAACAAAAACAAAGGAACTACTACTGACCTTCATGGATCTTTCAGCATTACACTTACTACTCCTAGCGTACAAATATCTAGCATTGGTTTTAATACCAAAACGATCACACTACTAAAAAAAAAGAATCTTATTTCTTTAGAGGAAACCATTGAAAGCTTAGAAGAAATTATTGTATCAGCAAGTAGAGAAATCCAAAAAAGAAAAGAAATACCAGCTGCTATAGGTGTACTAAGCTCTACTCAAATAAAGGAAACAAAAGCTTTTGGTATCGAACAATTAGTAAATCAAATACCTGGAGTTTTTATGAGCACTTCAAAAGCAGCTAGTAACGAACAGCATTTCATGGCGACTAGATCTCCCATATCTACGAAATCTTTATTTCTATACATTGAAGATGGACTACCAATTAGGCCGGTAGCTGTATTCAATCATAATGCTTTATTAGAAATGAACTCTACTGCGTTTAATCGCGTAGAAGTTTTAAAAGGACCTGCTTCTAGTATTTATGGTAGTGAAGCTATTGGAGGTAGCTTTAACTTTATCACTAAAAACCCCTCAAAAGAACTAAGCGGTTCTTTAGGTCTTCAAATTAATAGTTTAGGACTCACTAGACAAGAAGCTGATATTTCAACTACAGTAAACGAAAAATATGGTTTTTATTTTGGAGGACATCATATAGCACGAAAAAATGGCCCAGTTGCCCATTCTAACTACGAAAAAACGGCACTGACGTTTAAAAATGTGAATGATTTCTCTGAAAATTTAAAATGGATAAACACCGTTACATTCATTGATTATCGTTCAGATATGTCTGGCTCTATTTCTGAAAAAAATTATCTTGATGGAGACTATAAGAGTAATCAAACATTTACCGAAAGGGAAGCCAAATCAATCCGATTTCGCTCTTCGTTAAATAAAATATGGAATGACCATCATAAAACATCTTTCAATTTTATATACCGAAATAATGAAATGAATCAAATTCCTTCATATAGAATTAAACAACATAGAGAAAATGGAAAGCTAACAGGAACTGGAACTGGTGAAATCAATTCCAATAAGTTCACCAGTTATGTAGGTTTAATACAACATAAAATTGACTTTAACTTTGCAAGTGCATCTTTAATTACAGGAGCTACAGCAGATTTTTCTCCTCAAGACTATATAGCAGAAAAAATTGATGTAACAGTAAATACCAATAATGCACAAAACATAGCCTACTCCCTAAAAAAAGACGCTGACATACTCAACTATGATGCCGATATTTTTAACTATGCAGGCTATGCTCAATTTGAAATTTCTCCATTGGAATCTTTAAAGTTTACTAGTGCTATTCGTTACGATGGCTTTTCTTATGATTACAACAATCGGATAGAAGATATCGCTGGGGTAAAAGATACTAAAGTTACCTATCATAATATTGCTCCTAAACTAGGGCTTAATTATAACATAAATAGAAACTCCGGTATTTATGTAAATTACTCGAAAGGTTTTACTCCACCACAAACGGCATCTTTATTCAGAAATTCTAAGAATAAAATGGCCGGAAATACTGTTTTTGATCTTAACCCTGCTAAATTTAACAACTATGAAATTGGCGGATATTTCTCAGTTCCTTCAAAACTAAAGTTAGACATTGCATTATATCAACTAGATGGAAAAGACCGTCTGATTTCTATCAGAGATGCAAATGGTAATTTTGCACAAAAAAATGCAGGAAAAACACGCTCAAGAGGTATCGAATTAGGAATAAAATATAATTTCTTAGAGCACCTTTCTTTTTCCTACAGTGGAAGTTATGCTACGCATAGATATACCCGTTTCTTTCATAGAAATATTGATTATTCTAATACAGATATGCAAACCGCTCCTAATTATTTAGCCAATGCTAGCCTTACTTACAAACCTATTCAAAATTTAAATATAAGTTTAGAACATGAACAGATTGGAAAATACAATACCAGCTTTGAAAATCAAGCCATTATTGGTAAAGACACCAATGGAAATAGTATTAAAGGCACCTCTACTTATAAAGGGCACCATGTGTTTAACCTAAGAATAACTTATAGAATCAAAAAACTTGAAGTTTGGATGCATGCTTTAAATATATTTGACCAGTTATATGCTGTAAGAGCTTCTTATAGCCCTTGGAGTAAACAAAATTCCTATAGCATTGGAAATCCTAAGGCTTTCCACCTCGGTGTAAAGTATAACTTTTAA
- a CDS encoding PepSY-associated TM helix domain-containing protein — MKNRKLNQWIWKWHFIGGIISLPFVLVLSITGAIYLFNPDIEKKDVASFQKITQKQEKQQLLSYQKQWKLAQKASKKPLNSLIISTDSLVNTIFTSGRFGGRKNIYINPYSGETVGTFSPKDSWMYNIRKLHGELLGGKIGTKIIELVASWMVVLIITGLYVWWPFKKGINGVFLIRFKKGKQLFYRDIHAVIGFWISILLLITLAGGLPWTDIFGSNFKWVQKITNTGYPKTWSGKGLASVPAEKPITLDEMVIIAKQQQLKGITSIGLPKTSKGTFSVSNKTYDLASQKMLHFDQYSGKLIKQHNWSDVGVLMRGRMWVMAFHQGQFGTWNWWVMFSLAIILTIMSLSALASYLLRKRKGHWGVPKVPSKFKVEKGIIFILILLGVILPTFGISLILITLINTLPKKLIFSKLSSF, encoded by the coding sequence ATGAAAAATCGAAAATTAAACCAATGGATCTGGAAGTGGCATTTTATAGGAGGAATCATTTCACTTCCTTTTGTACTAGTCCTTTCAATAACAGGAGCTATTTATCTATTTAATCCAGATATTGAAAAGAAAGACGTAGCCTCTTTTCAAAAAATTACGCAAAAGCAAGAAAAACAACAACTATTATCTTATCAAAAACAGTGGAAACTCGCTCAAAAAGCCTCTAAAAAGCCATTAAATAGTTTGATTATCTCTACTGACTCACTAGTAAATACCATATTTACATCAGGAAGGTTTGGTGGAAGAAAAAACATATATATCAATCCTTATTCTGGAGAAACAGTAGGTACTTTTTCTCCTAAAGATTCTTGGATGTATAATATCAGAAAACTGCATGGAGAGCTACTGGGTGGTAAAATAGGCACAAAGATTATAGAACTGGTTGCTAGTTGGATGGTTGTACTCATTATTACGGGGTTGTATGTTTGGTGGCCATTCAAAAAAGGAATTAATGGTGTTTTTTTAATTCGTTTCAAAAAAGGGAAACAGCTCTTCTATAGAGATATACATGCTGTTATTGGTTTTTGGATTTCTATTTTATTATTGATAACACTAGCAGGAGGGTTACCTTGGACAGATATTTTTGGAAGTAATTTTAAATGGGTTCAGAAAATCACCAATACAGGATATCCAAAAACATGGAGCGGTAAAGGACTTGCTTCAGTTCCTGCTGAAAAACCTATTACCTTAGACGAAATGGTAATCATAGCTAAGCAACAACAACTAAAAGGAATTACAAGTATAGGCTTACCTAAAACTTCAAAAGGTACCTTTAGTGTTTCTAATAAAACTTATGATTTAGCTAGCCAGAAAATGCTACATTTCGACCAATACTCTGGAAAATTAATCAAACAGCACAACTGGAGTGATGTAGGTGTTTTAATGAGGGGGAGAATGTGGGTAATGGCTTTTCATCAAGGTCAATTTGGTACTTGGAACTGGTGGGTAATGTTTTCTTTAGCAATTATACTTACAATAATGAGCTTATCTGCTTTAGCTTCTTATTTATTAAGAAAAAGAAAAGGTCATTGGGGAGTTCCTAAAGTACCATCAAAATTTAAAGTGGAAAAAGGAATCATATTCATACTCATACTATTAGGAGTGATATTACCTACTTTTGGAATTAGCCTAATACTTATAACACTCATTAACACACTGCCTAAAAAGCTTATTTTTTCAAAATTATCTTCATTTTAA
- a CDS encoding DUF2911 domain-containing protein, with protein sequence MKKRILALVVLAVTILFSNEITAQKFAGLDKSPMDAATYPSSYRVSDKLVKIIYSRPQLKGRSLTKLAPEGKVWRTGANEAPEITFYKDVTFGGKNVKAGTYTLFTIPGKENWTFILSTAKNVWGSYFYKENEDVVRVTGKLSKSKKPIEAFSIAFDGKDNDATMYLGWGTTVVSVPVKG encoded by the coding sequence ATGAAAAAAAGAATTTTAGCATTGGTTGTTTTGGCAGTAACAATACTGTTTTCTAATGAAATTACAGCCCAAAAGTTTGCAGGACTAGATAAAAGCCCTATGGATGCTGCTACCTACCCTAGTAGTTATAGAGTATCAGATAAATTAGTGAAAATTATTTACAGTCGCCCTCAATTAAAAGGTAGATCTCTAACAAAGTTAGCACCTGAAGGAAAAGTTTGGAGAACAGGAGCAAACGAAGCTCCCGAAATTACTTTTTATAAAGATGTTACTTTTGGAGGAAAAAATGTAAAAGCTGGCACTTATACTTTATTTACAATTCCAGGGAAAGAAAATTGGACCTTTATCTTAAGCACTGCTAAAAATGTTTGGGGTTCTTATTTTTATAAAGAAAATGAAGATGTAGTTCGCGTAACAGGAAAGCTTTCAAAATCTAAAAAACCTATTGAAGCTTTTTCTATTGCTTTTGATGGTAAAGATAATGATGCAACTATGTACCTAGGATGGGGAACTACTGTTGTGTCTGTTCCTGTGAAAGGATAA
- the leuS gene encoding leucine--tRNA ligase, protein MQYNHQEIEKKWQQFWADNQTFKASNTSEKPKYYVLDMFPYPSGAGLHVGHPLGYIASDIYARYKRHKGFNVLHPQGYDSFGLPAEQYAIQTGQHPAITTETNIKTYRRQLDNIGFSFDWSREVRTSNPEYYKWTQWIFIQLFNSWYNKDTDRAEDISTLISTFELAGNANVNAVSDENTTCFSSNDWKTFSATKQQEILLQYRLTFLSDTEVNWCPALGTVLANDEIINGLSERGSHPVIRKKMTQWSMRISAYAQRLLDGLQKIDWPQPLKDSQTNWIGRSQGAMVSFNINGHDDKIDVFTTRPDTIYGVSFMTLAPEHKLVSQITTAEQKEAVNAYITATAKRSERDRMADVKTISGVFTGAYALHPFTGKQVPIWIGDYVLASYGTGAVMAVPCGDQRDYDFAKHFGLEIPNIFENVAISEGAHTDKEGTKIANSDFLNGLSYKKAMKLAIYEIEQRGFGFGKINYRLRDAVFSRQRYWGEPFPVYYKEGMPQVIASKYLPIVLPEVEKYLPTEDGKPPLGNATAWAWDTTTNTVVENNKINHKTIFPLELNTMPGWAGSSWYFNRYMDANNQDSFVSKEAVDYWKEVDLYIGGSEHATGHLLYARFWQKFLFDKGLLPTDEFAKKLINQGMILGTSAFVYRVEGTNTFVSKGLIAQKKVQPIHADVSLVNSSDELDIEGFKNHPLNIDFKNATFILEEGKYIVGREVEKMSKSKYNVVNPDLICEEYGADALRLFEMFLGPLEQTKPWKTSGISGVSSFLKKLWKLYVGSEGITVSDAEPTKEELKTLHKTIKKVEDDIENFSFNTSVSTFMIAVNELTAQKCNKRAILEPLLVLISPYAPHIAEELWNQLGHNTSIATVRFPKFEASYLVESAKNYPISFNGKTRFTLELPLDLNKEEIEKIVMADERTLSQLQGRTPKKVIVVPGKIINIVG, encoded by the coding sequence ATGCAATACAATCACCAAGAAATAGAAAAGAAATGGCAACAGTTTTGGGCAGATAACCAAACTTTTAAAGCCAGCAATACATCGGAAAAACCTAAATACTATGTTTTAGATATGTTTCCTTACCCTTCTGGAGCAGGGCTACACGTTGGACACCCTTTAGGTTATATTGCAAGTGATATCTATGCCCGTTACAAACGTCATAAAGGATTTAATGTATTGCATCCTCAAGGATATGACTCTTTTGGTTTGCCAGCAGAGCAATATGCTATTCAAACAGGGCAGCACCCTGCTATCACTACAGAAACAAATATCAAAACTTACCGTCGTCAACTGGATAATATAGGTTTTTCTTTCGACTGGTCTAGAGAAGTGAGAACTTCTAATCCGGAATATTACAAATGGACTCAATGGATTTTTATACAACTGTTTAACTCTTGGTATAATAAAGACACTGATAGAGCCGAAGATATTTCAACCCTAATTTCAACATTCGAGTTAGCAGGAAATGCAAATGTAAACGCTGTTTCAGATGAAAATACAACTTGCTTTTCTTCAAATGATTGGAAAACTTTTTCAGCTACAAAACAGCAAGAGATTTTATTACAATATCGTTTAACCTTTTTATCTGATACAGAGGTTAACTGGTGCCCTGCATTAGGTACCGTTTTGGCAAATGATGAAATTATAAACGGACTTTCTGAGCGAGGATCACACCCTGTTATTCGTAAGAAAATGACTCAGTGGTCAATGCGTATTTCTGCTTATGCCCAACGTTTGTTAGATGGTTTGCAAAAAATTGATTGGCCTCAACCTTTAAAGGACTCTCAAACCAACTGGATTGGCCGCTCTCAAGGAGCAATGGTCTCTTTCAATATCAATGGTCATGATGACAAAATTGATGTATTTACAACACGACCTGACACTATTTACGGAGTTTCTTTTATGACTCTTGCTCCTGAGCATAAATTGGTTAGCCAAATTACAACTGCTGAGCAAAAAGAAGCCGTTAATGCTTATATAACAGCAACAGCCAAACGTTCTGAAAGAGATAGAATGGCTGATGTTAAAACTATTTCTGGAGTTTTCACAGGAGCGTACGCGCTACATCCTTTTACAGGAAAACAAGTTCCTATTTGGATTGGTGATTACGTATTAGCTAGCTATGGAACTGGAGCTGTTATGGCTGTTCCTTGCGGAGATCAACGTGACTATGATTTTGCAAAGCACTTTGGATTAGAAATTCCTAATATTTTTGAAAATGTAGCTATCTCTGAAGGGGCGCATACTGATAAAGAAGGCACTAAAATAGCTAATTCTGACTTCTTAAATGGCCTATCTTATAAAAAAGCTATGAAATTAGCTATCTATGAAATAGAACAACGTGGCTTTGGGTTTGGAAAAATTAATTACCGTTTACGTGACGCCGTATTTAGCCGCCAACGATACTGGGGAGAGCCTTTCCCTGTGTATTATAAAGAAGGAATGCCTCAAGTAATTGCTTCCAAATATTTACCGATCGTGCTTCCAGAAGTTGAAAAATATTTACCTACAGAAGACGGAAAACCTCCTTTAGGAAATGCAACTGCTTGGGCATGGGATACCACTACGAATACAGTTGTTGAAAATAATAAAATTAATCATAAAACTATATTCCCTCTAGAATTAAACACCATGCCTGGATGGGCAGGAAGCTCTTGGTATTTCAATCGCTATATGGATGCTAACAATCAAGATAGCTTTGTTAGCAAAGAAGCGGTTGACTATTGGAAAGAGGTTGATTTATATATAGGTGGCTCTGAGCATGCCACAGGGCACTTACTATATGCCCGCTTTTGGCAAAAATTCTTATTTGACAAAGGGCTATTACCTACAGATGAATTTGCAAAAAAACTAATTAACCAAGGTATGATTTTAGGAACCTCTGCTTTTGTTTATAGAGTAGAAGGAACCAATACTTTTGTTTCTAAAGGACTAATTGCCCAAAAGAAGGTACAACCAATACATGCTGATGTTTCTCTAGTAAATTCTTCAGATGAATTGGATATAGAAGGCTTTAAAAACCACCCTTTAAACATCGATTTTAAAAATGCAACGTTTATCTTAGAAGAGGGTAAATATATAGTTGGAAGAGAGGTTGAAAAGATGTCTAAATCAAAATACAATGTAGTCAATCCTGATTTGATTTGCGAAGAGTATGGTGCTGATGCTTTGCGTTTATTTGAAATGTTTTTAGGTCCACTAGAACAAACAAAACCTTGGAAGACTTCAGGAATATCAGGAGTATCTTCTTTCTTAAAAAAATTATGGAAGCTTTATGTTGGCTCAGAAGGGATTACTGTTTCCGATGCTGAACCAACTAAAGAAGAACTAAAAACATTGCATAAAACAATAAAAAAAGTAGAAGACGATATTGAAAACTTCTCGTTTAATACTTCTGTTTCTACCTTTATGATTGCAGTAAATGAGCTAACTGCTCAAAAATGTAATAAAAGAGCTATCTTAGAACCTCTTTTAGTATTAATTTCACCATATGCACCACATATAGCAGAAGAGCTATGGAATCAATTAGGACATAATACTTCAATAGCTACTGTACGCTTTCCTAAGTTTGAGGCTTCTTATTTGGTAGAGAGCGCTAAAAACTATCCTATTTCTTTCAATGGAAAGACACGTTTTACCTTAGAGTTACCTTTAGATTTAAATAAGGAAGAAATTGAAAAAATTGTTATGGCAGATGAGCGAACATTATCACAGTTACAAGGAAGGACTCCTAAGAAAGTAATTGTAGTTCCTGGAAAAATTATCAATATTGTAGGATAA
- a CDS encoding peptidogalycan biosysnthesis protein has protein sequence MKILSCNNNTPNARYFLSINEIPNDLWEKLQCTNNNYFNPLYLSALEVNNPQISFSYIVLLDIHQNPIAFASIQILDFYLDNVQNKVLSAVEKIKSIGHKLGVISTEKPLKIVTCGNTFVSGEHGVFIKEHENKKEVIKDLARAITNFPNSKKDLKNKVDAYMLKDFIQESLFITDELHGLQYYSFNVEPNMVLYLDEKWNDFHDYLAVLKTKFRVKAKKAFKQSIDLDTKIITEDNIDLFLPKMEELYKKVSTKANFNLNDFNINTYKALKQNLKEAYILQAYYLQDKMVGFLSGMINQNALDAHFVGIDYELNKTYAIYQRMLYDYIGIAIKNKLSIINFGRTASEIKSSIGAVPQDLTIYLRHKKSIPNRILSLFLKRIQPTEFKQMHPFKSKNS, from the coding sequence GTGAAGATTTTATCCTGTAATAACAATACCCCTAATGCTCGTTATTTTTTATCAATAAACGAAATTCCAAATGATCTTTGGGAAAAACTTCAATGCACTAATAACAACTACTTTAATCCCTTATATTTAAGCGCACTAGAAGTAAACAATCCACAAATTTCATTTTCCTATATTGTTCTACTAGACATTCATCAAAATCCAATAGCCTTTGCAAGCATACAAATCCTTGATTTTTATCTAGATAATGTTCAAAACAAAGTATTATCAGCTGTAGAAAAAATAAAATCTATTGGGCATAAATTAGGAGTTATCTCTACAGAAAAACCTCTTAAAATAGTAACTTGTGGAAATACCTTTGTAAGTGGAGAACATGGAGTTTTTATTAAAGAGCATGAAAACAAAAAAGAAGTTATAAAAGATTTAGCAAGAGCTATTACAAACTTTCCAAACTCTAAAAAAGATCTTAAGAATAAGGTTGATGCTTATATGTTGAAAGACTTCATACAAGAATCACTTTTTATTACTGATGAACTTCATGGTTTACAGTACTACTCTTTCAATGTAGAGCCTAATATGGTGCTCTATTTGGATGAAAAATGGAATGATTTTCATGATTATCTAGCAGTATTAAAAACAAAATTCCGAGTAAAAGCAAAAAAAGCTTTTAAGCAAAGTATCGATTTAGATACTAAAATTATTACAGAAGATAATATTGATCTTTTCTTGCCTAAAATGGAAGAGCTTTATAAAAAAGTTTCTACCAAAGCAAACTTTAATCTGAATGATTTCAATATAAACACCTATAAAGCACTCAAGCAAAATTTAAAAGAAGCTTATATATTACAAGCCTATTATTTACAAGATAAAATGGTAGGTTTTTTATCAGGTATGATAAATCAAAATGCATTGGACGCTCATTTTGTAGGAATAGACTACGAACTAAATAAAACATATGCTATTTACCAACGTATGTTATACGACTATATAGGAATCGCTATTAAAAACAAATTAAGCATTATTAATTTTGGACGTACCGCAAGCGAAATTAAAAGTTCTATTGGAGCTGTACCACAAGATTTAACTATTTATTTACGCCATAAAAAATCAATTCCAAACCGAATTCTCAGCTTGTTTTTAAAACGAATTCAACCTACTGAATTTAAGCAAATGCATCCTTTTAAATCAAAAAATTCATAA
- a CDS encoding acyl-CoA thioesterase, translating into MKNAQELLEILTLKDLGNNDFEGTSKDIGSPNVFGGQVLAQSLNAAYRTVSESRFLHSLHSYFLEAGNLELPITYHVQRIRDGGSFSTRRVTASQNGKTIFILACSFHKVEKGYEHQMPIKKEIKQPEELLSWTDILDQFGAFLPKKLKAFLSIERPIEFKPTEVPNPLEVKNLPPVLDVWFKLKGATTNLSLPIKQQILTYLSDYNILTACLNPNASEANFGNTQMASLDHSMWFYRDFDFNDWMLFSIESPNSFGARGFACGNIYTRDGKLIASVAQEGLMRPMKK; encoded by the coding sequence ATGAAAAACGCACAAGAATTACTAGAAATCCTTACATTGAAAGATTTAGGAAACAATGATTTTGAAGGTACTAGTAAAGACATTGGAAGCCCTAATGTTTTTGGAGGACAAGTACTAGCACAATCATTAAACGCAGCTTATAGAACAGTTTCTGAAAGCCGCTTTCTACACTCATTACACTCTTATTTTTTAGAAGCAGGAAATTTAGAACTACCTATCACTTATCATGTGCAACGAATTAGGGATGGTGGTAGCTTTTCTACACGTAGGGTAACTGCCTCTCAAAATGGGAAAACCATTTTTATTTTAGCTTGCTCTTTTCATAAGGTAGAAAAAGGGTATGAGCATCAAATGCCCATCAAAAAAGAGATAAAACAACCTGAAGAATTATTAAGTTGGACAGATATTTTAGATCAATTTGGCGCCTTTTTACCTAAAAAACTAAAAGCTTTTTTAAGTATTGAGCGCCCTATTGAATTCAAACCTACCGAAGTACCTAACCCGTTAGAAGTTAAAAACCTCCCTCCCGTTTTAGATGTATGGTTCAAATTAAAAGGAGCCACCACTAATTTAAGTTTACCTATAAAGCAACAAATACTAACCTACCTCTCCGATTATAATATCTTAACAGCTTGCTTGAATCCAAATGCTAGCGAAGCTAATTTTGGAAATACGCAAATGGCCAGCTTAGATCATTCAATGTGGTTTTATAGAGATTTTGATTTTAATGATTGGATGCTTTTTTCTATAGAAAGCCCTAACTCCTTTGGTGCACGTGGCTTTGCTTGTGGAAATATTTATACAAGAGATGGGAAATTAATAGCCTCTGTTGCTCAAGAAGGTTTAATGCGTCCTATGAAAAAATAG